From one Gadus morhua chromosome 8, gadMor3.0, whole genome shotgun sequence genomic stretch:
- the kif1ab gene encoding kinesin-like protein KIF1A isoform X6, protein MATASVKVAVRVRPFNSREMGKDSKCIIQMSGNTTTILNPKQPKENKSFNFDHSYWSHTTPEDSNFASQVQVYRDIGEEMLLHAFEGYNVCIFAYGQTGSGKSYTMMGRQEKDQIGIIPLMCEDLFTKFSDTNNDNSKSYSVEVSYMEIYCERVRDLLNPKNKGNLRVREHPLMGPYVEDLSKLAVTSYNDIQDLMDSGNKARTVAATNMNETSSRSHAVFNIIFTQKKHDMDSENTSEKVSKISLVDLAGSERADSTGAKGTRLKEGANINKSLTTLGKVISALAEVDSAPNKNKKKKKVENHIPYRDSVLTWLLRENLGGNSRTAMVAALSPADINYDETLSTLRYADRAKQIRCNAVINEDPNNRLVRELKEEVSRLKELLFSQGLGDIIEITHAMTGMSPSPSLSALSSRAASISNLHDRIFSPASEEAIERLKETEKIIAELNVTWEEKLRRTESIRMEREALLAEMGVAMREDGGTVGVFSPKKTPHLVNLNEDPLMSECLLYYIKDGVTKVGRDDAKTRQDIVLSGHFIQDEHCTFSSSTGPQGEGNVILDPCEGAETYVNGKRVTTPIVLKSGNRIIMGKSHVFRFNDPEQARMERERTPCAETPVEPVDWAFAQRELLDKQGIDMKQEMEQRLQELEDQYRKEREEASNLLEQQRLDYESKLEALQKQVDSRCLESPEEEEEPEEEVNLINFSGAVNCFPFVVPWTPRETELALWAFRKWRFYQFTSLRDLLWGNAIFLKEANAISVELKKKVQFQFVLLTDTLYSPLPPDLLPASAAKERERRPFPKTIVAVEVQDQKNGATHYWTLEKLRQRLDLMREMYDRAADVPNSGVEECDPALTGGDPFYDRFPWFRLVGRAFVYLSNLLYPVPLVHRVAIVSEKGEVKGFLRVAVQAISADEEAPDYGSGVRQSGTAKISFEDQQFEKFQTETCPGGLPYSHSSQEELRIVEGQGQSSEVGISADEVNNNTCSATPEPPLSPLKGLGLGLGPGLDALELSQEKALSHLKVGSTFTFRVTVLQASSISAEYADIFCQFNFIHRHDEAFSTEPLKNTGRGPPLGFYHVQNITVEVTKWFLEYIKTQPIVFEVFGHYQKQPFPPLCKDMISPLRPSRRQFPRVMPLSKPVPATKLSTLKRSTAGPCHSKYDLMAFFEICELEANGDYIPSVVDHRGGMPCHGTFLLHQGIQRRITVTIAHETGNDIEWKEVKELVVGRIRNTPEADETIIDPNILSLNILSCGYYWPKHDDNVSLGVDHRTFYRFEAAWDSSMHNSLLLNRVTPYGEKIYITLSAYLEMENCTQPTVITKDFCMVFYSRDAKLPASRSIRNLFSTGCLRPSESNRVTGVYEVTLCHVADNGSPGMQRRRRRVLDTSVAYVRGEENLAGWRPRSDSLILDHQWELEKLSLLQEVEKTRHYLLLREKLEATLQAGQEALYKTSDASQLSPALSPVMSPTVAGPPAPQSPAPFSLAPLSPVPLSPNQRQRELAAKCLRLLMHTFNREYSQVSSSASESKLSEMSASLMSSTCSGLSTLTPSSTCPSLVEGNYDIRHTEPGSGASTPDLDPFSPVDKRKALRGCTFVPDIQEIRVSPIVSKKGYLHFLEPHSNGWVKRYVVVRRPYVYLYRSERDSVERAVINLSSAQVEYSEDKQTLLRTPNTFAVCTEHRGILLQASNDKEMHDWLYAFNPLLAGTIRSKLSRRKSVQSAIF, encoded by the exons TTTGCGTCCCAGGTTCAGGTGTACAGGGACATCGGGGAGGAGATGCTGCTCCACGCCTTCGAAGGCTACAACGTCTGCATCTTTGCCTACGGACAAACCGGATCGGGGAAGAGCTACACCATGATGGGCCGACAGGAGAAGGACCAGATTGGAATCATTCCTCTG ATGTGTGAGGACCTGTTCACCAAGTTCAGCGACACCAACAATGACAACAGCAAGTCCTATTCGGTGGAG GTGAGTTACATGGAGATCTACTGCGAGCGCGTTCGCGACCTGCTGAACCCCAAGAACAAGGGGAACCTGCGGGTCCGTGAGCACCCTCTGATGGGACCCTACGTGGAGGACCTGTccaagctggctgtcacctcCTACAACGACATCCAGGACCTCATGGACTCCGGCAACAAGGCCAG GACGGTGGCTGCCACCAACATGAACGAGACCAGCAGCCGTTCTCACGCTGTCTTCAACATCATCTTCACCCAGAAGAAGCACGACATGGACTCAGAGAACACCTCCGAGAAG GTCAGTAAGATTAGCCTGGTGGATCTGGCTGGCAGCGAAAGGGCTGACTCCACGGGGGCCAAGGGCACCAGACTGAAG GAGGGAGCAAATATCAACAAATCTCTGACCACACTGGGGAAAGTCATCTCCGCTTTAGCCGAAGTG GACTCAGCACCAAACAAG aacaagaaaaagaagaaagtgGAGAATCATATTCCATACCGAGACTCGGTTCTTACATGGCTGCTGAGAGAAAACCTGG GGGGGAACTCCCGTACGGCCATGGTGGCGGCCCTCAGCCCGGCGGACATCAACTACGACGAGACCCTTAGCACACTCAG ATACGCCGACCGCGCCAAGCAGATCCGCTGCAACGCCGTGATCAACGAGGACCCCAACAACCGACTGGTGcgggagctgaaggaggaggtgtcCCGGCTCAAGGAGCTGCTGTTCTCCCAGGGCCTGGGGGACATCATCGAGA TAACCCACGCCATGACTGGGatgagcccctccccctccctctccgccctgTCCAGCCGGGCCGCCTCCATCAGTAACCTCCACGACCGCATCTTCAGCCCCGCCAGCGAGGAGGCCATCGAGAGGCTCAAG GAAACAGAGAAAATCATTGCAGAGCTGAACGTGACGTGGGAGGAAAAGCTGCGACGCACTGAGTCCATCCGCATGGAGAG AGAGGCCCTGCTTGCTGAGATGGGCGTGGCCATGAGGGAAGATGGGGGCACCGTTGGCGTCTTCTCCCCGAAAAAG ACTCCTCATTTGGTGAACCTCAACGAAGACCCACTGATGTCTGAGTGTCTCCTGTATTACATCAAAGACGGCGTCACCAA GGTTGGCCGGGACGACGCCAAGACCCGTCAAGACATTGTCCTCAGCGGCCATTTCATCCAGGATGAACACTGCACGTTCAGCAGCAGCACAGGGCCCCAGGGAGAAG GAAATGTCATTCTGGACCCGTGTGAAGGCGCAGAGACCTATGTCAACGGCAAGAGAGTGACCACCCCCATTGTGTTGAAGTCTG GGAACCGCATCATCATGGGCAAGAGCCACGTGTTCCGCTTCAACGACCCAGAGCAGGCCCGCATGGAGCGGGAGAGGACCCCGTGCGCGGAGACCCCCGTGGAGCCCGTGGACTGGGCGTTCGCTCAGAGGGAGCTGCTGGACAAACAGGGGATCGACATGaagcaggagatggagcagag ACTGCAGGAGCTTGAGGACCAGTACCgcaaggagagggaagaggccAGCAATCTGCTTGAGCAGCAGCGACTG gACTATGAAAGCAAACTGGAGGCTCTTCAGAAACAAGTTGACTCCCGCTGTCTGGAGTCCcccgaggaggaagaggagccagaggaggaag ttaaTTTGATAAACTTTTCTGGCGCTGTGAACTGTTTTCCCTTTGTAGTGCCGTGGACTCCGCGCGAGACTGAGCTCGCTTTGTGGGCCTTCCGGAAGTGGCGCTTCTACCAGTTCACCTCGCTCCGCGACCTGCTCTGGGGAAACGCCATCTTCCTCAAGGAGGCCAAtgcaatcagcgtggagctcaAGAAGAAG GTCCAGTTCCAGTTTGTGCTGCTGACCGACACCCTGTActccccgctgccccccgacctgCTGCCCGCCAGCGCggcaaaggagagggagaggaggcccTTCCCCAAGACCATCGTCGCAGTCGAGGTCCAAGACCAGAAGAATGGAGCCACACACTACTGGACTCTGGAGAAACTCAG GCAGAGGCTTGACCTGATGAGGGAGATGTATGACCGTGCTGCGGACGTGCCCAACAGTGGCGTGGAGGAGTGCGACCCCGCCCTGACCGGGGGAGACCCCTTCTACGACCGCTTCCCCTGGTTCCGTCTGGTGGGCAG AGCCTTTGTGTACCTCAGTAACCTGCTGTACCCGGTGCCGCTGGTGCATCGCGTGGCCATCGTGAGCGAGAAGGGAGAGGTGAAGGGGTTCCTCAGGGTGGCCGTCCAAGCCATCTCAG CCGACGAAGAGGCCCCAGACTACGGCTCGGGCGTGAGGCAGTCCGGCACTGCCAAGATATCCTTCGAGGACCAGCAGTTTGAGAAG TTCCAGACGGAGACGTGCCCGGGGGGTCTGCCCTACTCCCACAGCTCCCAGGAGGAGCTGCGCATCGTAGAGGGCCAGGGACAGTCCTCCGAGGTGGGCATCTCTGCCGACGAGGTCAACAACAACACCTGCTCAG CTACCccagagccccccctcagccccctgaagggtctggggctggggctgggtcCGGGCCTGGACGCCCTGGAGCTGTCCCAGGAGAAGGCCCTGAGCCACCTGAAGGTGGGGAGCACCTTCACCTTCAGGGTGACGGTCCTCCAGGCCTCCAGCATCTCTGCAGAGTACGCCGACATCTTCTGCCAGTTCAA CTTCATCCACCGCCATGACGAGGCGTTCTCCACCGAGCCACTGAAGAACACAGGGAGGGGACCCCCGCTGGGGTTCTACCATGTTCAGAAT ATCACAGTGGAGGTGACCAAGTGGTTCCTGGAGTACATCAAGACGCAGCCCATCGTGTTTGAGGTCTTCGGACACTATCAGAAACAACCGTTCCCCCCCCTCTGCAAAGACATGATCAG TCCCCTGAGACCATCCAGGAGACAGTTCCCCAGGGTGATGCCCTTGTCCAAACCAG TGCCGGCCACCAAGCTCAGCACTCTGAAACGTTCCACCGCCGGGCCCTGCCACTCCAAGTACGACCTCATGGCCTTCTTCGAGATCTGTGAGCTGGAGGCCAACGGAGA CTACATCCCCTCTGTGGTGGACCACCGAGGTGGCATGCCCTGCCACGGGACCTTCCTCTTGCACCAG GGAATTCAAAGGAGGATTACCGTTACCATAGCGCACGAAACAGGAAACGATATTGAGTGGAAGGAAGTGAAGGAGCTTGTTGTCG GTCGCATCAGAAACACCCCAGAAGCAGATGAGACTATCATAGACCCCAACATCCTCTCCCTCAACATCCTGTCCTGTGGATACTACTGGCCCAAGCACGACGACAA TGTCTCCTTGGGAGTTGACCATAG GACCTTCTACCGGTTTGAGGCGGCCTGGGACAGCTCCATGCACAACTCTCTGCTTCTGAACCGAGTCACCCCATACGGAGAGAAGATCTACATCACACTCTCAGCTTACCTGGAG ATGGAGAACTGCACGCAGCCGACCGTGATCACCAAGGACTTCTGCATGGTGTTCTACTCCCGCGACGCCAAGCTGCCCGCCTCGCGCTCCATCAGGAACCTGTTCAGCACTGGATGCCTCCGGCCTTCAGAGAG CAACCGGGTCACAGGGGTCTACGAGGTGACCCTCTGCCACGTGGCAGATAATGGAAGTCCAG GCATGCAGCGGCGGCGTCGGCGCGTGCTGGACACGTCGGTGGCGTACGTCCGCGGCGAGGAGAACCTGGCCGGGTGGCGTCCGCGCAGCGACAGCCTCATCCTGGACCACCAGTGGGAGCTGGAGAAGCTCAGCCTCCTGCAGGAG GTGGAGAAGACCCGGCACTACCTGCTGCTGAGGGAGAAGCTGGAGGCCACGCTGCAGGCGGGCCAAGAGGCGCTCTACAAGACCAGCGACGCCAGCCAGCTCAGCCCCGCCCTGAGCCCCGTGATGAGCCCCACCGTggccggccccccggccccgcagagccccgcccccttcagcctggcccccctcagccccgtcccTCTCAGCCCCAACCAGCGGCAGAGGGAGCTGGCTGCCAAG TGTCTGCGTCTGCTCATGCACACCTTCAACAGGGAGTACAGCCAGGTGAGCAGCAGTGCCAGTGAGAGCAAG CTGTCTGAGATGTCGGCGTCTCTCATGAGTTCCACTTGCTCGGGCCTGAGCACACTCACCCCGTCCTCCACCTGCCCCTCATTGGTCGAGGGGAACTATGACATCAG acaTACTGAGCCCGGTTCAGGGGCCTCTACTCCAGACCTGGACCCCTTCAGCCCGGTGGACAAGAGGAAGGCCCTGCGAGGATGCACGTTTGTTCCAGACATCCAAGAGATCCGCGTCAG CCCCATCGTGTCCAAGAAGGGCTACCTCCACTTCCTGGAGCCGCACTCCAACGGCTGGGTGAAGCGCTACGTGGTGGTGCGCCGACCCTACGTCTACCTGTACCGCAGCGAGAGGGACAGCGTGGAGCGCGCCGTCATCAACCTGTCGTCGGCTCAGGTGGAATACAGCGAGGACAAGCAGACTCTGCTGAGG ACCCCCAACACGTTTGCTGTGTGCACGGAGCACCGGGGCATCCTGCTCCAGGCCAGCAACGACAAGGAGATGCACGACTGGCTGTATGCCTTTAACCCTCTGCTGGCTGGTACCATCAG GTCTAAGCTATCCAGGAGGAAGTCAGTCCAGTCGGCCATCTTTTGA
- the kif1ab gene encoding kinesin-like protein KIF1A isoform X7 produces the protein MATASVKVAVRVRPFNSREMGKDSKCIIQMSGNTTTILNPKQPKENKSFNFDHSYWSHTTPEDSNFASQVQVYRDIGEEMLLHAFEGYNVCIFAYGQTGSGKSYTMMGRQEKDQIGIIPLMCEDLFTKFSDTNNDNSKSYSVEVSYMEIYCERVRDLLNPKNKGNLRVREHPLMGPYVEDLSKLAVTSYNDIQDLMDSGNKARTVAATNMNETSSRSHAVFNIIFTQKKHDMDSENTSEKVSKISLVDLAGSERADSTGAKGTRLKEGANINKSLTTLGKVISALAEVDSAPNKNKKKKKVENHIPYRDSVLTWLLRENLGGNSRTAMVAALSPADINYDETLSTLRYADRAKQIRCNAVINEDPNNRLVRELKEEVSRLKELLFSQGLGDIIENLCDYKNTVNNRQAGHQRGDLSTVTHAMTGMSPSPSLSALSSRAASISNLHDRIFSPASEEAIERLKETEKIIAELNVTWEEKLRRTESIRMEREALLAEMGVAMREDGGTVGVFSPKKTPHLVNLNEDPLMSECLLYYIKDGVTKVGRDDAKTRQDIVLSGHFIQDEHCTFSSSTGPQGEGNVILDPCEGAETYVNGKRVTTPIVLKSGNRIIMGKSHVFRFNDPEQARMERERTPCAETPVEPVDWAFAQRELLDKQGIDMKQEMEQRLQELEDQYRKEREEASNLLEQQRLDYESKLEALQKQVDSRCLESPEEEEEPEEEVPWTPRETELALWAFRKWRFYQFTSLRDLLWGNAIFLKEANAISVELKKKVQFQFVLLTDTLYSPLPPDLLPASAAKERERRPFPKTIVAVEVQDQKNGATHYWTLEKLRQRLDLMREMYDRAADVPNSGVEECDPALTGGDPFYDRFPWFRLVGRAFVYLSNLLYPVPLVHRVAIVSEKGEVKGFLRVAVQAISADEEAPDYGSGVRQSGTAKISFEDQQFEKFQTETCPGGLPYSHSSQEELRIVEGQGQSSEVGISADEVNNNTCSATPEPPLSPLKGLGLGLGPGLDALELSQEKALSHLKVGSTFTFRVTVLQASSISAEYADIFCQFNFIHRHDEAFSTEPLKNTGRGPPLGFYHVQNITVEVTKWFLEYIKTQPIVFEVFGHYQKQPFPPLCKDMISPLRPSRRQFPRVMPLSKPVPATKLSTLKRSTAGPCHSKYDLMAFFEICELEANGDYIPSVVDHRGGMPCHGTFLLHQGIQRRITVTIAHETGNDIEWKEVKELVVGRIRNTPEADETIIDPNILSLNILSCGYYWPKHDDKTFYRFEAAWDSSMHNSLLLNRVTPYGEKIYITLSAYLEMENCTQPTVITKDFCMVFYSRDAKLPASRSIRNLFSTGCLRPSESNRVTGVYEVTLCHVADNGSPGMQRRRRRVLDTSVAYVRGEENLAGWRPRSDSLILDHQWELEKLSLLQEVEKTRHYLLLREKLEATLQAGQEALYKTSDASQLSPALSPVMSPTVAGPPAPQSPAPFSLAPLSPVPLSPNQRQRELAAKCLRLLMHTFNREYSQVSSSASESKLSEMSASLMSSTCSGLSTLTPSSTCPSLVEGNYDIRHTEPGSGASTPDLDPFSPVDKRKALRGCTFVPDIQEIRVSPIVSKKGYLHFLEPHSNGWVKRYVVVRRPYVYLYRSERDSVERAVINLSSAQVEYSEDKQTLLRTPNTFAVCTEHRGILLQASNDKEMHDWLYAFNPLLAGTIRSKLSRRKSVQSAIF, from the exons TTTGCGTCCCAGGTTCAGGTGTACAGGGACATCGGGGAGGAGATGCTGCTCCACGCCTTCGAAGGCTACAACGTCTGCATCTTTGCCTACGGACAAACCGGATCGGGGAAGAGCTACACCATGATGGGCCGACAGGAGAAGGACCAGATTGGAATCATTCCTCTG ATGTGTGAGGACCTGTTCACCAAGTTCAGCGACACCAACAATGACAACAGCAAGTCCTATTCGGTGGAG GTGAGTTACATGGAGATCTACTGCGAGCGCGTTCGCGACCTGCTGAACCCCAAGAACAAGGGGAACCTGCGGGTCCGTGAGCACCCTCTGATGGGACCCTACGTGGAGGACCTGTccaagctggctgtcacctcCTACAACGACATCCAGGACCTCATGGACTCCGGCAACAAGGCCAG GACGGTGGCTGCCACCAACATGAACGAGACCAGCAGCCGTTCTCACGCTGTCTTCAACATCATCTTCACCCAGAAGAAGCACGACATGGACTCAGAGAACACCTCCGAGAAG GTCAGTAAGATTAGCCTGGTGGATCTGGCTGGCAGCGAAAGGGCTGACTCCACGGGGGCCAAGGGCACCAGACTGAAG GAGGGAGCAAATATCAACAAATCTCTGACCACACTGGGGAAAGTCATCTCCGCTTTAGCCGAAGTG GACTCAGCACCAAACAAG aacaagaaaaagaagaaagtgGAGAATCATATTCCATACCGAGACTCGGTTCTTACATGGCTGCTGAGAGAAAACCTGG GGGGGAACTCCCGTACGGCCATGGTGGCGGCCCTCAGCCCGGCGGACATCAACTACGACGAGACCCTTAGCACACTCAG ATACGCCGACCGCGCCAAGCAGATCCGCTGCAACGCCGTGATCAACGAGGACCCCAACAACCGACTGGTGcgggagctgaaggaggaggtgtcCCGGCTCAAGGAGCTGCTGTTCTCCCAGGGCCTGGGGGACATCATCGAGA ACCTGTGCGATTACAAAAACACAGTGAATAATCGCCAGGCTGGCCATCAAAGGGGTGATCTCTCCACAGTAACCCACGCCATGACTGGGatgagcccctccccctccctctccgccctgTCCAGCCGGGCCGCCTCCATCAGTAACCTCCACGACCGCATCTTCAGCCCCGCCAGCGAGGAGGCCATCGAGAGGCTCAAG GAAACAGAGAAAATCATTGCAGAGCTGAACGTGACGTGGGAGGAAAAGCTGCGACGCACTGAGTCCATCCGCATGGAGAG AGAGGCCCTGCTTGCTGAGATGGGCGTGGCCATGAGGGAAGATGGGGGCACCGTTGGCGTCTTCTCCCCGAAAAAG ACTCCTCATTTGGTGAACCTCAACGAAGACCCACTGATGTCTGAGTGTCTCCTGTATTACATCAAAGACGGCGTCACCAA GGTTGGCCGGGACGACGCCAAGACCCGTCAAGACATTGTCCTCAGCGGCCATTTCATCCAGGATGAACACTGCACGTTCAGCAGCAGCACAGGGCCCCAGGGAGAAG GAAATGTCATTCTGGACCCGTGTGAAGGCGCAGAGACCTATGTCAACGGCAAGAGAGTGACCACCCCCATTGTGTTGAAGTCTG GGAACCGCATCATCATGGGCAAGAGCCACGTGTTCCGCTTCAACGACCCAGAGCAGGCCCGCATGGAGCGGGAGAGGACCCCGTGCGCGGAGACCCCCGTGGAGCCCGTGGACTGGGCGTTCGCTCAGAGGGAGCTGCTGGACAAACAGGGGATCGACATGaagcaggagatggagcagag ACTGCAGGAGCTTGAGGACCAGTACCgcaaggagagggaagaggccAGCAATCTGCTTGAGCAGCAGCGACTG gACTATGAAAGCAAACTGGAGGCTCTTCAGAAACAAGTTGACTCCCGCTGTCTGGAGTCCcccgaggaggaagaggagccagaggaggaag TGCCGTGGACTCCGCGCGAGACTGAGCTCGCTTTGTGGGCCTTCCGGAAGTGGCGCTTCTACCAGTTCACCTCGCTCCGCGACCTGCTCTGGGGAAACGCCATCTTCCTCAAGGAGGCCAAtgcaatcagcgtggagctcaAGAAGAAG GTCCAGTTCCAGTTTGTGCTGCTGACCGACACCCTGTActccccgctgccccccgacctgCTGCCCGCCAGCGCggcaaaggagagggagaggaggcccTTCCCCAAGACCATCGTCGCAGTCGAGGTCCAAGACCAGAAGAATGGAGCCACACACTACTGGACTCTGGAGAAACTCAG GCAGAGGCTTGACCTGATGAGGGAGATGTATGACCGTGCTGCGGACGTGCCCAACAGTGGCGTGGAGGAGTGCGACCCCGCCCTGACCGGGGGAGACCCCTTCTACGACCGCTTCCCCTGGTTCCGTCTGGTGGGCAG AGCCTTTGTGTACCTCAGTAACCTGCTGTACCCGGTGCCGCTGGTGCATCGCGTGGCCATCGTGAGCGAGAAGGGAGAGGTGAAGGGGTTCCTCAGGGTGGCCGTCCAAGCCATCTCAG CCGACGAAGAGGCCCCAGACTACGGCTCGGGCGTGAGGCAGTCCGGCACTGCCAAGATATCCTTCGAGGACCAGCAGTTTGAGAAG TTCCAGACGGAGACGTGCCCGGGGGGTCTGCCCTACTCCCACAGCTCCCAGGAGGAGCTGCGCATCGTAGAGGGCCAGGGACAGTCCTCCGAGGTGGGCATCTCTGCCGACGAGGTCAACAACAACACCTGCTCAG CTACCccagagccccccctcagccccctgaagggtctggggctggggctgggtcCGGGCCTGGACGCCCTGGAGCTGTCCCAGGAGAAGGCCCTGAGCCACCTGAAGGTGGGGAGCACCTTCACCTTCAGGGTGACGGTCCTCCAGGCCTCCAGCATCTCTGCAGAGTACGCCGACATCTTCTGCCAGTTCAA CTTCATCCACCGCCATGACGAGGCGTTCTCCACCGAGCCACTGAAGAACACAGGGAGGGGACCCCCGCTGGGGTTCTACCATGTTCAGAAT ATCACAGTGGAGGTGACCAAGTGGTTCCTGGAGTACATCAAGACGCAGCCCATCGTGTTTGAGGTCTTCGGACACTATCAGAAACAACCGTTCCCCCCCCTCTGCAAAGACATGATCAG TCCCCTGAGACCATCCAGGAGACAGTTCCCCAGGGTGATGCCCTTGTCCAAACCAG TGCCGGCCACCAAGCTCAGCACTCTGAAACGTTCCACCGCCGGGCCCTGCCACTCCAAGTACGACCTCATGGCCTTCTTCGAGATCTGTGAGCTGGAGGCCAACGGAGA CTACATCCCCTCTGTGGTGGACCACCGAGGTGGCATGCCCTGCCACGGGACCTTCCTCTTGCACCAG GGAATTCAAAGGAGGATTACCGTTACCATAGCGCACGAAACAGGAAACGATATTGAGTGGAAGGAAGTGAAGGAGCTTGTTGTCG GTCGCATCAGAAACACCCCAGAAGCAGATGAGACTATCATAGACCCCAACATCCTCTCCCTCAACATCCTGTCCTGTGGATACTACTGGCCCAAGCACGACGACAA GACCTTCTACCGGTTTGAGGCGGCCTGGGACAGCTCCATGCACAACTCTCTGCTTCTGAACCGAGTCACCCCATACGGAGAGAAGATCTACATCACACTCTCAGCTTACCTGGAG ATGGAGAACTGCACGCAGCCGACCGTGATCACCAAGGACTTCTGCATGGTGTTCTACTCCCGCGACGCCAAGCTGCCCGCCTCGCGCTCCATCAGGAACCTGTTCAGCACTGGATGCCTCCGGCCTTCAGAGAG CAACCGGGTCACAGGGGTCTACGAGGTGACCCTCTGCCACGTGGCAGATAATGGAAGTCCAG GCATGCAGCGGCGGCGTCGGCGCGTGCTGGACACGTCGGTGGCGTACGTCCGCGGCGAGGAGAACCTGGCCGGGTGGCGTCCGCGCAGCGACAGCCTCATCCTGGACCACCAGTGGGAGCTGGAGAAGCTCAGCCTCCTGCAGGAG GTGGAGAAGACCCGGCACTACCTGCTGCTGAGGGAGAAGCTGGAGGCCACGCTGCAGGCGGGCCAAGAGGCGCTCTACAAGACCAGCGACGCCAGCCAGCTCAGCCCCGCCCTGAGCCCCGTGATGAGCCCCACCGTggccggccccccggccccgcagagccccgcccccttcagcctggcccccctcagccccgtcccTCTCAGCCCCAACCAGCGGCAGAGGGAGCTGGCTGCCAAG TGTCTGCGTCTGCTCATGCACACCTTCAACAGGGAGTACAGCCAGGTGAGCAGCAGTGCCAGTGAGAGCAAG CTGTCTGAGATGTCGGCGTCTCTCATGAGTTCCACTTGCTCGGGCCTGAGCACACTCACCCCGTCCTCCACCTGCCCCTCATTGGTCGAGGGGAACTATGACATCAG acaTACTGAGCCCGGTTCAGGGGCCTCTACTCCAGACCTGGACCCCTTCAGCCCGGTGGACAAGAGGAAGGCCCTGCGAGGATGCACGTTTGTTCCAGACATCCAAGAGATCCGCGTCAG CCCCATCGTGTCCAAGAAGGGCTACCTCCACTTCCTGGAGCCGCACTCCAACGGCTGGGTGAAGCGCTACGTGGTGGTGCGCCGACCCTACGTCTACCTGTACCGCAGCGAGAGGGACAGCGTGGAGCGCGCCGTCATCAACCTGTCGTCGGCTCAGGTGGAATACAGCGAGGACAAGCAGACTCTGCTGAGG ACCCCCAACACGTTTGCTGTGTGCACGGAGCACCGGGGCATCCTGCTCCAGGCCAGCAACGACAAGGAGATGCACGACTGGCTGTATGCCTTTAACCCTCTGCTGGCTGGTACCATCAG GTCTAAGCTATCCAGGAGGAAGTCAGTCCAGTCGGCCATCTTTTGA